The DNA window AGAAAAAAGCCCAGGATGATTTGCAGAAAAAAGAGAATGAGTTGCTTGCACCACTTGTAGATAAAGTCAACAATGCCATCAATCAGGTGGCTGCCGAAAAAGGATATACCTATATTTTTAGCAGTGATGCAGCATTGGGAGCTTCATTCATTCTACATGCACCGGAGGGAGATGATGTCTCCGACCTGGTTTTGGCAAAACTCGGAGTTACAAAAAAATAATTTAATTAGCCTCCACACGGAGGCTTTTTTGTTTTGAAGCAGAAAATAAATCATATCCTGGTAATAGCTCCTGCGGGCAGAATAGATATGCAAGAACTGCAAAAGGGGATAGAATTGCTTCGAAATGCCGGATATAAAGTTGAAACCGGTGAAAATGTAAATAAAATTCATGGGCCTTTTGCAGGGAGAGATGCTGAGCGCCTGGCAGATCTTCAATGGGCTTTGGACCATCCTGAGGCAGATGCCATTTGGATGGCCAGGGGTGGATATGGTATTACCAGAATTATTGATAACATTCAAACAAAGGGCTTTTTTTCCAAACCCAAAGTGATATTGGGTTTTAGCGATATTACAGCACTGTTTCTTGACAGCAGATTTGAAAAGTTTCCTCTTATCCATTCCTCGATGATAGAATCCATGACTAAGGATGAACTTCTGATGTTGAAGGATTTGCTAAATAAAAAACAGCAGACTTTGAATTGTAAGTCAAACCGGGAACAATCGTCCTTAAGGGGAGACATTACAGGCGGTAATCTGAGTTTAATCGTAAATCAACTGGGTATTGTGAATCCGGAATTCTTCAAGAATAAGATTCTTTTTCTTGAGGAAATAGCAGAATACGATTATAAAATCGATCGTATGATGGTGCAGTTAAAAAGGGCAGGGGTTTTTAATAACATCAAGGCTTTGTTGTTGGGCGCTTTTAGTGAAACCATTAAAGGCCGTTTTCCCATATCCGGCGTTTATGAATCAATTGTGGAAGAAGCAAAAATTTACGAATTGCCCTGCTTTTACAATTTACCGAGTGGGCACATTCATCCCAACCATCCATTGATTTTTAATTTACAAACAGAGCTTCAATTCACTTCGGGAGAATTAAACATAAAATATCTGTTCTAAAGGGTATTTGATTTCTGCTTATTATTTATGTATTTTTGCGGTGTTAAATTAAGAGAGGGGACTTCGTGAGTCCCCTCTTTTTATTATGATGCAACTTTCAGAAGAACAAATAAAGAAATGGGTGGAGGAGTTAATCGCAGATCCTTCTTTGTTTGTTGTTGAAATTGAAATCAAAGGAGATAAGGATGGTAAAAAAAAGATTGCCATATATCTCGACGGGGACAAAGGAATAAGTATTGATGCTTGCAGTAAGATTTCAAAAAAACTGGGAGCAAAAATGGAAGAAGAAGATTCCGCCATGCTGCAATACAATTTGGAAGTTTCATCATTTGGTGTTGGCAAGCCTTTAAAAATGCTGCGGCAATACAAAAATAACATAGGAAGAAAAGTTAGGATTGATCTTGGGGAAGGCAAATCTCAGGAGGGAATTCTAAAAGAAGTAAGCGATAATGCTTTGGTTTTGGAAAAGAAAAAGAAAAAAGATGTTCAAAGTTTAAATTTTGAACTGGATAAAATAAACAGCATACAAGTATTAGTATCTTTTAAATAAATAAAATGGACAGCGCAACATTAATTGAGTCGTTTCAGGAATTTGCAAAATTCAAAAACATTGACCGTCCTACAATGATCCACATTTTGGAGGATGTCTTTAAAACACTCGTTAGAAAAAAGTATGGTTCAGATGATAATTTTGACGTTATCATTAATACCGATAAGGGTGACCTTGAAATCTGGCATTACAGAGAAGTTGTAGCGGATGATGCTGAAGACATTGATTTAAACATTCAAATTCCATTGTCCGACGCTAAAAAAATAGAAGAAGATTTTGAAGTGGGAGAAGAAGTTGCAGAAGAAGTAAAATTCGAAGATTTCGGACGCCGTTTGGTGCTCACCGCACGCCAGACATTAATGCAAAGAATAAAAGATCTTGAAAAAGACATTTTGTACCAGAAATACAAAGAGCAGGTAGGAGAGATTGTTACCGGTGAAGTATATCAGGTGCTTCCCAAAGAAATTTTAATGGTAGATGGCGAAGGAAATGAGTTGGTTGTAAAAAGAAGCGAGCAGATACCAAAAGACAGATTTAGAAAAGGTGATACCATCAGGGCGATTGTCGATAGAGTTGAAATGCTAAATGGCAATCCGAGAATTTTGCTTTCAAGAACGTCACCAAAATTTCTTGAAAGATTATTTGAAAACGAAGTGCCGGAAGTTTACGATGGCCTGATTCAAATCAAAAAGGTAGTTAGGGAACCGGGCGAAAGAGCGAAAGTGACTGTGGAGTCTTTTGATGACAGAGTTGATCCGGTTGGTGCATGTGTCGGTATGAAAGGTTCAAGAATTCACAGTATTGTTAGAGAGCTCGATAATGAAAATATCGATGTCATCAATCATACTGAAAACAAAGAACTTCTGATTCAACGTGCCCTGAGTCCGGCAAAAATTTCTACCATAAAAATGGATCCGGATGAAGACAGGGTTTCTGTATTTCTCAAACCCGATCAGGTTTCATTGGCAATTGGCAAAGGCGGTCTAAACATTAAGCTGGCAAGTAAATTGGTCGGATTGGAAATCGACGTTTTCAGAGAAATCCTTGAAGGCGAAGAAGACGATGTGGACTTGATGGAATTTACAGATGAAATTGAAGATTGGATCATCGAAGAATTAAGAAAAATAGGTTTAGATACGGCTAAAAGCGTATTGAAAACAGGAAAAGAAGACCTGCTTAGAAGAACAGATTTAGAGGAAGAAACCATTGATGATGTAATCCAAATACTAAGTCAGGAATTTGAGTAAAATTTTTTATAGAATAGAAAAAACGGGATATTTGGCCTATGAGTGAAAAGACCCTCAGAATAAGTAAGGTATCGAGAGAGCTGAACGTTGGGACTTCAACCATTATTGATTTCTTGGCAACAAAAGGACATAAAGTTGATAATAGTCCTAATGCCAAAATAAGTATGGAGCAATTCGATTTGCTTCAAAAAGAATTTGAAACCTCACGAGCGGCTAAAGAAGAGGCCTCAGGAATGACCATTGGCTCAAAAGTCAAGGTAGATGGGGAAGATGCGTCCTCGAGCCGATCAGATAAATCCGAACCTGAGGATCAAATACTCATTAAAAATGTAGGTGTTTCAGGAAAGAAAGAAAATTCACAACCCGAAGATGTAATCAGAGCAAAAGCAAGTGTTCAGGGTACCAGAGTACTTGGAAAAATTGACTTAGACAAGAAAAAAACAGAAAAGGTAGAAGAGAAGGTTAAGGAAGAAGCCAAGGAAGAAGTCAAAAAAGAAATACCTAAAGAAGAGCCAAAGGCAGAACCAAAAAAGGTTGAAGAAAAGCCCCAAGCCAAAGAGGAAGAAAAATCGGAAGAAAAGCCGGTAAAAGAAGAAAAGAAAAAAGTAGAACCAAAAGCCGAAGAAAAGAAACCGGAACCTGAGACGGTAGCCAAGGAAGATGCAAAATCCGAAGCACCAAAAGAGGAAGAGCAGGTGGATGAACCTGGAAAAACTATTTCGGCGAAAGCGGATAAATTACAAGGGCTTAAAGTTCTAGGCAAAATTGAATTGCCTAAAAAACCTGAGAAGAAAGGCCCTGAAAAAGTGGCATCTTCTGACGATTCCCATAAAGACAAAGATGGAAAACGCAAAAGAAAGAGGATAAGAACAGGCAGTGATAACAGGAAAAAGCCAAAAGAGGTTCAGGGTAAGAAAAGTCAAAAAGAAGAAGTTTCCGACAAGGAAATCCAAGAGCAGATTAAGGCCACCATGGCAAAAATTTCCGGAGGAAGTAAGAGTCCTACGGGAGTAAGAGCCAAATACAGAAAAGAAAAACGTTCTGCCATGGCACAAGCCAGAGAGGAGGCAGCAGAACAGGAAGACACAAAAACACTAAAAGTTACTGAGTTCGTTTCAGCCAATGACCTGGCATCACTTATGGATGTCAATGTGAATGATGTAATTTCCACCTGTCTTTCATTGGGAATGTTCGTGTCAATTAACCAGCGACTCGATGCTGAAAGCATTACCATTATCGCAGACGAATTTGGATACAATGTTGAATTTGTAAGCTCTGAACAGGAATCGGAAGAGGATTTGACTGAGCAGGATCACGATGAAAACATGATCGAACGTGCGCCAATAGTAACTATAATGGGACATGTTGATCACGGTAAAACATCATTGCTTGATTATATACGAAGTGCCAAGGTAACGGAAGGCGAAGCCGGAGGTATTACACAGCACATTGGAGCCTATGATGTTACATCTAAAACGGGAAAGAGAATCGTATTCCTTGATACCCCAGGTCACGAAGCCTTTACAGCGATGAGAGCCAGGGGTGCCGCAGTAACCGATGTAGCAATTATTGTTATTGCAGCGGATGACAGCGTTATGCCGCAAACCAAAGAAGCCATTAACCATGCATCCAATGCAGGGGTACCCATAGTCTTTGCCCTCAACAAAATGGATAAGCCCAATGCCAATCCGGACAAGGTCAAAGAGGAATTGGCAAACATGAATTATATGGTTGAAGACTGGGGTGGTAAATACCAATGCGAACAGATATCAGCCAAAACCGGCCAGGGAGTTGAAGAACTACTCGAAAAAGTATTGCTCGAAGCAGAACTTCTGGAATTAAAGGCGGACTCTAAAAAAAGAGGTAATGGAACGGTCATTGAGGCCGAGCTCGATAAGGGAAGAGGCTATGTAGCCACATTGCTCAATGAATCCGGAATAATGAAAGTCGGAGATGTAATTCTAGCAGGCTCGCACATGGGTAAAGTTAAAGCCATGTTTGATCACCGAGGAATCAAGATGAATGAAGTTGGCCCTGCAACGCCAGCATTGGTTTTAGGACTCAACGGAGCACCGCAAGCCGGTGACAAATTTAATATCATGGAATCTGAGCGTGAGGCAAGAGAAATTGCCAACAACAGAGCCCAGATACAAAGAGAACAAAGTATTCGAACCAAGAAACACATTACACTTGATGAAATTGGTCGACGATTGGCAATTGGTTCATTTAAAGAATTGAATGTCATAGTAAAAGGTGATGTGGATGGTTCTGTTGAAGCATTGGCCGATTCACTGTTAAAATTATCTACAGATGAAATCAAAGTTAGTATTATACATAAAGGCGTTGGTCAGATTTCTGAATCAGATGTTTTGCTTGCTTCTGCGTCAGATGCCGTAATACTTGGTTTCCAGGTACGGCCTTCAGGTACAGCAAGAAAACTCGCTGAGAATGAAGAGATCGAGATCAGAATGTATTCTATCATTTACGATGCGATCAATGAGATTAAGGATGCCATGGAGGGTATGCTTGAGCCGACGAAAGAAGAAGTTGTTATCGGTACGGTGGAAATACGTCAGACTTTTAAAATTTCCAAAGTTGGTACTATTGCCGGTTGTTTTGTAAAAGACGGCCTGGTAAAACGGAAAAGTCAGGTACGTGTGGTGCGTGACGGTATCGTTGTTGCTGATAGCATGATCGATGAGTTAAAACGCCATAAAGACGATGTAACCGAGGTTAAATTTGGTTATGAATGTGGTATTCGATTGAAAAATTTCAACGACATTAACGAAGGCGATGAGCTGGAGGTGTACGAAGAAAGAGAAATCAAGCGTAAGCTTTAATTAAACAAATAATAACAAATACAAAAAAAGGGTGATCGAAATGTCGATCACCCTTTTTTTTTAATGTCAGAATAAAAACTTACTCAATTCTTAATTCCCGCCACTGGCGGGCAAGTTTAATTCTTTTACTCTTCATCCATAAACGGATAGGTAAAGTTCTTCGCCGGAACATAAGTTTCCTTAATCGTTCTTACCGATACCCATCGGTGCAGATTCTGGGCAGAGCCGGCTTTGTCATTGGTGCCGGATGCTCTGGAACCTCCAAATGGCTGCTGGCCAACCACTGCTCCGGTTGGTTTATCATTGATATAGAAATTACCGGCCGCATGCTCCAGCGCTTTGGTTGCTTTATCAATGGCATAACGATCTCTTGCAAATACTGCACCCGTTAATGCATATGGAGAAGTTTCATCCACTAACTTTAAAACATCATCAAAGGCCGAATTGTAAACATAAATCGTCACAACAGGACCAAAGATTTCCTCGCACATTGTGGTGAATTGCGGATCTTCTGTTAAGATAACAGTTGGCTCAATAAAGTATCCTTTACTGTCATCGTAATTTCCACCTGCGATAATCTTAGCCACTTTTGAATTTTTAGCCTCATCGATAAATTTGGAAATTTTGTCAAATGAGCGTTTGTCAATGACAGCATTAAAGAAGTTTCTGAAATCTTCCGGACTGCCCATTTTAATATTTTTTAAATCGGCGAGTAAATTTTTCTCAACATCTTTCCAAATGCTCTGATCAATATAAACTCTTGAAGCGGCGGAACATTTTTGACCCTGGTATTCGAATGCACCTCTGGTAATGGCCGTAGCTACTTCTTTGGCATCCGCCGAACGATGCGCCAAAATAAAATCTTTACCTCCTGTTTCTCCTACGATTCTTGGATAGGTTCTGAATTTATCAATATTGGTTCCAATGGTTTTCCAAATATGCTGGAAGGTCTTGGTGCTACCTGTAAAATGTACACCTGCCAGATCGCGATGCTTAAATACGATATCACCGGTTGTCGGGCCATCGGTGTAAATGATATTGATAACGCCATCGGGCAATCCCGCTTCCTTCATAATTTCCATAAATACCCAGGCCGAATAAATCTGGGTTTCCGAAGGTTTCCATAAAACGGTATTTCCCATCATGGCGGGCGCAGCAGCCAAATTTGCACCAATTGAAGTAAAATTGAATGGTGTTATTGCTGCAACAAAACCTTCAAGTGGTCTGTATTCTGTTCTATTCCACATGCCCGGTAAAGAATCGGGCTGCTCCAAGTAGATTTCCTGCATGAAATAGGCATTAAATTTTAGGAAATCTATTAATTCACAAGCCGCATCAATTTCAGCCTGAAAAACACTTTTTGATTGGCCCAACATCGTCGCGGCATTCATTTTGGCCCGGTAGGGGCCGGCTAATAAATCTGCTGCTTTTAGAAATACACTTACGCGTTGTTCCCAGGGCAAAGCTGACCAGCTTTTTTTAGCATCCAATGCTGCATTAATCGCCTGATGAACATGCGTTTCGTCGCCTTTATGAAAATGAGCAAGAACGTGTTTGTGCTCATGCGGCGGAGTAATTTCAATCTTTTTGTCAGTTCTGATTTCCTCTCCTCCAATGACCATCGGAATGTCCATTACACTGGATTTTAATTCAGCCAGAACAGATTTGAGTTCTTTTTTTTCCGGGCTACCCGGGGCGTAACTTTTTACCGGTTCATTGACCGGGTATGGAATATTTGAAATTGCTTTTGACATCGTTTGAAATTTCTTGCAAAAGTAAGGTATAGACTACGAAGCCCCAACCCATTGCAATTCCTTTTTGAATTACCCGAAATTTACTAGAGATGATTTTTTAGTTCTATTAAATCAGAAATGCTGTGATTCATTTCTACTTTGCAGGCGCGATTTTCAGGATTGAAATGAATGCGATCCATACCTGAATTAAACGCGCCCTGAATATCGGTTTCGGGATTGTCACCGATCATGATGCTTTCTTTTGCATTTGTTCCGGCAATTTTAATGGCATATTCGAATATAGCAGCGTTCGGTTTGGTAATACCTATACATTCGGATGTAATGGTTTCCTTAAAGTATGGTTTTAAACCGGAATTCACCATTTTACTTTCTGTGCTTCCCTTGAAGCCATTTGTGATTATATGCATTACATATTTCTCTTTCAAATACTCAAGAATCTCAATGCTGTTTGGAAGTACATGAGGTTTTTTTGGACAGATTTCTAAAAAAGCATTCTCCATTTTGGCTGCCAGCAACCTGTCTTTAATTCCGAGATGTCCTAATGTTTTAAAAAATCTAATTTCTCTAAGCTCTTCTTTATTAACCAATCCTTTATTGTACGATCTCCAGAGCTCAAAATTCACTAGGCGGTATACTTCGAGTAATTTTTCCTGAAGTATATTAAAATTTGATAGCTCAAAAAGGACGTGAAGTTCAAAAAGTGTCTCCTTTGCATTCTTTTCATAGTCCCATAAGGTGTGGTCCAGATCGAAAAAAATGTGTTTATAATTTTTCACGCATTAGTTTTTTAAGGTTGATCTTGCTTGTAGATAACTCCCGATTAGAATTAAGAACATCACAAGTCTCAAGATCGTTTTTTAGCAAAGGATCTTTTTCAAAGTAATTGAGCAATTGTGTAATAATTTCTCCAAACTCATCATTCACAGAATAAAGCACCCATTGATCAATTCTTTTTGAAGAAACAAGTCCGGAAGTTTTGAGATAAACCAAATGCCTTGAAGTTTTGGCTTGAGTGAATTCAAGCACTAATTCGAGGTCGGAGGTTGAAAGTGGGCCTTTTTTGAAGAGCAAATTGATAACCCTAACCCTGGCCAACTCAGAAAAGGCTTTAAAAATTTGCGTTCCGACGGATGTGTTAAATTGCTTTACTCGCATACTCTAATATAAGCCTGACGGCAATAAAATCGTATATTTGAAGTTCCTAAATTGAAATATTATTTCTTTATGGCGCTAAGATTGGCTGCATTATTTCTTTTTACCATAGTATTTTCTGTTTCGCAAGCACAAGAAGATCGAAAGGTGGTTCAAATTGGTGGATTGATTGTTACAGGTGACAGTGCTTATGGAGTGCCCGGCGTGCATATTTATGTAGATGGTTCCGGACGAGGAACAACCTCAAATGAATATGGATTTTTTTCATTCCCAACCCTTGTCGGTGATACCTTGACGATCTCTGCTGTTTCCTATAAAAAAAGAACCTATGTGGTTCCTGACAATGGAAAAGATCAGATTACAGCTTACATTGAACTGAAGCAGGATACCATTATGCTACCTTCCATTAGTATTTATCCCTGGCCAACCGAAGAGTTATTTAAGGAGGCATTCCTTGCCATGAACCAAACCACAGGAGAAGAATTTTTAAAAAGAGGAACAATGAATGAGAATTTATTGCTAAAAATGCAATATTCTCTGTCTATGGATGCGAGCCTGAACTATGCATTCTACATGAATAATTATGCAGAGATGCAGGGTAATGAATACATGGCACCAACGCTTTCTTTGATCAATCCTTTTGCCTGGGCCCGTTTTATAAAATCTTTAAAGAACAAAGACGACAATTAATTACCTGTCGAGAAATCGGTTTACAGCCATCATTGCTTCTGTGTGATTGGTCCAGTATTTTCGACTCAATACAAAAGTATATTCCCAGTTTTTCTTTTGAAGTTCCATCGGCCGGTAGGCAAACACTTCTTTTGCACTATAACTTTCGTAGAACAAGTCATCATCTGTGAATATCAATTTGGCCGAATCGCCTTCCTTCCAGACCATAAGATCTACAAATGGCAAATTTTCTGAATAATTGATTTTTTCTTTATTCAGCCAATTTTTTAAGCGATTTTTCAAATACCAATCCTGCTTAAATCCTTCTTTTTCGCTAAAATGAGAATCGTATTGGCCGTTTGAGACCTGCAATGCATACTCGAGATAGGACTTTAATAGTTTGGGGCCTTCGTGTTTTAAATCCTCTGTATTTAATTCCTGTGG is part of the Hyphobacterium sp. CCMP332 genome and encodes:
- a CDS encoding noncanonical pyrimidine nucleotidase, YjjG family — protein: MKNYKHIFFDLDHTLWDYEKNAKETLFELHVLFELSNFNILQEKLLEVYRLVNFELWRSYNKGLVNKEELREIRFFKTLGHLGIKDRLLAAKMENAFLEICPKKPHVLPNSIEILEYLKEKYVMHIITNGFKGSTESKMVNSGLKPYFKETITSECIGITKPNAAIFEYAIKIAGTNAKESIMIGDNPETDIQGAFNSGMDRIHFNPENRACKVEMNHSISDLIELKNHL
- the pruA gene encoding L-glutamate gamma-semialdehyde dehydrogenase; the encoded protein is MSKAISNIPYPVNEPVKSYAPGSPEKKELKSVLAELKSSVMDIPMVIGGEEIRTDKKIEITPPHEHKHVLAHFHKGDETHVHQAINAALDAKKSWSALPWEQRVSVFLKAADLLAGPYRAKMNAATMLGQSKSVFQAEIDAACELIDFLKFNAYFMQEIYLEQPDSLPGMWNRTEYRPLEGFVAAITPFNFTSIGANLAAAPAMMGNTVLWKPSETQIYSAWVFMEIMKEAGLPDGVINIIYTDGPTTGDIVFKHRDLAGVHFTGSTKTFQHIWKTIGTNIDKFRTYPRIVGETGGKDFILAHRSADAKEVATAITRGAFEYQGQKCSAASRVYIDQSIWKDVEKNLLADLKNIKMGSPEDFRNFFNAVIDKRSFDKISKFIDEAKNSKVAKIIAGGNYDDSKGYFIEPTVILTEDPQFTTMCEEIFGPVVTIYVYNSAFDDVLKLVDETSPYALTGAVFARDRYAIDKATKALEHAAGNFYINDKPTGAVVGQQPFGGSRASGTNDKAGSAQNLHRWVSVRTIKETYVPAKNFTYPFMDEE
- the infB gene encoding translation initiation factor IF-2 — protein: MSEKTLRISKVSRELNVGTSTIIDFLATKGHKVDNSPNAKISMEQFDLLQKEFETSRAAKEEASGMTIGSKVKVDGEDASSSRSDKSEPEDQILIKNVGVSGKKENSQPEDVIRAKASVQGTRVLGKIDLDKKKTEKVEEKVKEEAKEEVKKEIPKEEPKAEPKKVEEKPQAKEEEKSEEKPVKEEKKKVEPKAEEKKPEPETVAKEDAKSEAPKEEEQVDEPGKTISAKADKLQGLKVLGKIELPKKPEKKGPEKVASSDDSHKDKDGKRKRKRIRTGSDNRKKPKEVQGKKSQKEEVSDKEIQEQIKATMAKISGGSKSPTGVRAKYRKEKRSAMAQAREEAAEQEDTKTLKVTEFVSANDLASLMDVNVNDVISTCLSLGMFVSINQRLDAESITIIADEFGYNVEFVSSEQESEEDLTEQDHDENMIERAPIVTIMGHVDHGKTSLLDYIRSAKVTEGEAGGITQHIGAYDVTSKTGKRIVFLDTPGHEAFTAMRARGAAVTDVAIIVIAADDSVMPQTKEAINHASNAGVPIVFALNKMDKPNANPDKVKEELANMNYMVEDWGGKYQCEQISAKTGQGVEELLEKVLLEAELLELKADSKKRGNGTVIEAELDKGRGYVATLLNESGIMKVGDVILAGSHMGKVKAMFDHRGIKMNEVGPATPALVLGLNGAPQAGDKFNIMESEREAREIANNRAQIQREQSIRTKKHITLDEIGRRLAIGSFKELNVIVKGDVDGSVEALADSLLKLSTDEIKVSIIHKGVGQISESDVLLASASDAVILGFQVRPSGTARKLAENEEIEIRMYSIIYDAINEIKDAMEGMLEPTKEEVVIGTVEIRQTFKISKVGTIAGCFVKDGLVKRKSQVRVVRDGIVVADSMIDELKRHKDDVTEVKFGYECGIRLKNFNDINEGDELEVYEEREIKRKL
- a CDS encoding helix-turn-helix transcriptional regulator, encoding MRVKQFNTSVGTQIFKAFSELARVRVINLLFKKGPLSTSDLELVLEFTQAKTSRHLVYLKTSGLVSSKRIDQWVLYSVNDEFGEIITQLLNYFEKDPLLKNDLETCDVLNSNRELSTSKINLKKLMREKL
- a CDS encoding LD-carboxypeptidase, encoding MKQKINHILVIAPAGRIDMQELQKGIELLRNAGYKVETGENVNKIHGPFAGRDAERLADLQWALDHPEADAIWMARGGYGITRIIDNIQTKGFFSKPKVILGFSDITALFLDSRFEKFPLIHSSMIESMTKDELLMLKDLLNKKQQTLNCKSNREQSSLRGDITGGNLSLIVNQLGIVNPEFFKNKILFLEEIAEYDYKIDRMMVQLKRAGVFNNIKALLLGAFSETIKGRFPISGVYESIVEEAKIYELPCFYNLPSGHIHPNHPLIFNLQTELQFTSGELNIKYLF
- the nusA gene encoding transcription termination/antitermination protein NusA, which produces MDSATLIESFQEFAKFKNIDRPTMIHILEDVFKTLVRKKYGSDDNFDVIINTDKGDLEIWHYREVVADDAEDIDLNIQIPLSDAKKIEEDFEVGEEVAEEVKFEDFGRRLVLTARQTLMQRIKDLEKDILYQKYKEQVGEIVTGEVYQVLPKEILMVDGEGNELVVKRSEQIPKDRFRKGDTIRAIVDRVEMLNGNPRILLSRTSPKFLERLFENEVPEVYDGLIQIKKVVREPGERAKVTVESFDDRVDPVGACVGMKGSRIHSIVRELDNENIDVINHTENKELLIQRALSPAKISTIKMDPDEDRVSVFLKPDQVSLAIGKGGLNIKLASKLVGLEIDVFREILEGEEDDVDLMEFTDEIEDWIIEELRKIGLDTAKSVLKTGKEDLLRRTDLEEETIDDVIQILSQEFE
- a CDS encoding carboxypeptidase-like regulatory domain-containing protein, translating into MALRLAALFLFTIVFSVSQAQEDRKVVQIGGLIVTGDSAYGVPGVHIYVDGSGRGTTSNEYGFFSFPTLVGDTLTISAVSYKKRTYVVPDNGKDQITAYIELKQDTIMLPSISIYPWPTEELFKEAFLAMNQTTGEEFLKRGTMNENLLLKMQYSLSMDASLNYAFYMNNYAEMQGNEYMAPTLSLINPFAWARFIKSLKNKDDN